aggcggggtgcgtgatttttgaaaaacactttggaaaagggagtcgggccgagtaccaaaacacacttgtagccattCAGCAGTAAGGGGGgttctactaaccgacatcattgcctgggttgcgtatgtgtggggcgggtctatcaaaagaaggtccagattctattggggtagggacgtgtttgtttaggtgatttcaaatgtcaacattggctttcagagatcatgcaccctgcctttaaaataaaaatgagcaCGTAATCATGACATACCACTCctttaatttaacaacattcAAACTTAATAAAAAGGCCTTAATGACTGCTCACCTGTGTTGTTCGGCAGCTTCATTATCCGGCAGCTCCATATCGCACACCTCACATCGTTCTTTCTGGTTCTGGGCTTCGTGCTTCACGTTTGCTGTAAAATCCCCAAACTTGCTCAGGAACTCCCTCTGAATCAAACTCTGATGGAAGAGCCCCCCATACGCACTGAAATCCATCGACATGGCCAGGGAGGACGGCATATGCAACGACGAGGCCATGGACACGGGCAAGGGCAGCATGCCTTCGTTTTTATGGTTGGACGGTATCGAGCAAAACGATGCGAAATGTCTATCGGCCAGACTGGCCATGTTCACCAGGCCTGCGTGGCCATTGTCTACTTGAGAATCCGCAGAACCGTCAGCCGAGTGGAGCTCACGGGCGCTGGTGATGACGCTGCCTCTGCTAGGGGTTCCAGGAGTGTCCCGGTGCTGCCTAGATTCACCGCCGCCTTCCGTGTTCCGGGGAAAGCTTCCTTCATTTTGGAACTCCTCATCCACCTGCATCATCTCTGTCTTAATCTTGTCTAGCAGTGGAGATGAGTTGCCATGGGTATGTGAAAAGCTCTGTGGCATGTTGCCTCGGACAAGCATGGATGGGCCGATGTTCATTAGGCCCTCTACGGCATCCTTAGTCGGGCTGATGGCCGGAACACCCATTTGGGTGGATTCTGAAGATCTCTTGTCGACCATGCTGACCAGGGCCAGGCGATGGCGGGCGGCGGACCCGTAGCCGCCATCCGGTACGGAATGCtttttagaaataaatgtaCTCTTAAGGTACTTGATCCTACGTTCGTCGACATCATCAGTGCCGTTCTCGTTCATATTCACGTCTGCGTCGTTTTCTTCGGACACCTGGATGGTTTCCAAGATCTTCAGACATTGCTCTTCTAAGTATTCAATCTCTAGAATCTCTGCTGCATATAGCAGGTCGTCTAAGTCCTCCAGCTTGGCTTGGAGCGTGGCGGTGTAAGCGTACTCCAGGATCTGCTGGAAGGTCTTTGGTGAGAGGAAGTCCAGAGTGTAATGTTGGCTGTTGCGGTGGAACAGAATCTCAAACATTTTACTTGCACATGCAAGCACGGTTCTGTGGGCATGAAACTCCTGGCTGTCGACCATGATGACCACATCACACAATGTCCCAGAGAGCCGCATTTGGTTGGCCTTCTGCAGGAGCGTTGTGGGGTGCCCGGGGTTTTGGAGGTGAATCATACCCATTTTAGCTAATTCCATTACTTTTTGATTTATTGTACCATCTCACGGGTTTGCTTTTCCCTCTTGTTCCTGTGAACGTCattcagtgttaaaaaaaaaaataattagaaAATACACTACGTCACCTGTTGCAATAATGTGCAGTACACAGATCAATTCATCTCAGTTACACAAGTCACGTTAATCATCACTCAAACAGCTAACTCAATATTTTGGAAATGAGTAAAGTGGTGTTGTTTTTAACCTCCATACAGAGGCAGCAACAAATCTTCGCAACAAGTGTTATGCAATCACAGTAATAGTAATGGAAAGCTGCCAGGTGAAACTGAACTAACAACATTCAAGACATGCTTGAGAACGTACATTTACAGTTTTCAAAGGGGGAGAAggctaatttattttttattgtttctattaacACCGAGACACATATTAGGAAACGAAACTCG
This sequence is a window from Misgurnus anguillicaudatus chromosome 24, ASM2758022v2, whole genome shotgun sequence. Protein-coding genes within it:
- the zbtb16b gene encoding zinc finger and BTB domain-containing protein 16-A, whose product is MELAKMGMIHLQNPGHPTTLLQKANQMRLSGTLCDVVIMVDSQEFHAHRTVLACASKMFEILFHRNSQHYTLDFLSPKTFQQILEYAYTATLQAKLEDLDDLLYAAEILEIEYLEEQCLKILETIQVSEENDADVNMNENGTDDVDERRIKYLKSTFISKKHSVPDGGYGSAARHRLALVSMVDKRSSESTQMGVPAISPTKDAVEGLMNIGPSMLVRGNMPQSFSHTHGNSSPLLDKIKTEMMQVDEEFQNEGSFPRNTEGGGESRQHRDTPGTPSRGSVITSARELHSADGSADSQVDNGHAGLVNMASLADRHFASFCSIPSNHKNEGMLPLPVSMASSLHMPSSLAMSMDFSAYGGLFHQSLIQREFLSKFGDFTANVKHEAQNQKERCEVCDMELPDNEAAEQHRKLHGGVKTFGCEFCGKQFLDSLRLRMHMLSHSAGPKALVCDQCGAQFSKEDALEAHRQTHTGSDMAVFCLLCGKRFQTQKALQQHMEIHAGMRSYVCSECDRTFPSHTALKRHLRSHTGDHPFECEFCGSCFRDDSTLKGHKRIHTGEKPYECNGCGKKFSLKHQLETHYRVHTGEKPFECKLCHQRSRDYSAMIKHLRTHNGASPYQCTICQEYCPSLSSMQKHMKGHKPEDVPPDWRIEKTYLYLCYV